In Brachionichthys hirsutus isolate HB-005 unplaced genomic scaffold, CSIRO-AGI_Bhir_v1 contig_1411, whole genome shotgun sequence, a single genomic region encodes these proteins:
- the LOC137916808 gene encoding LOW QUALITY PROTEIN: D(2) dopamine receptor-like (The sequence of the model RefSeq protein was modified relative to this genomic sequence to represent the inferred CDS: deleted 1 base in 1 codon), with protein MRGEHTLQWDFGNATDWERCIDITSVVANGLILSITSVVGIAANIFVILAVCLQKSLQTSMNALVVNLAVIDALRCLIDCPVLLSIVVTVYQRGHVDELICDSQVASFSFSCCIQLLTLSCISAERHQAIARPFKTTQRRRRIMAVITLTWMLAFVVAGFSLIFLKDSPINVKCKGSQRETSLSYDTIGIHVLFPLWVVCFVIVIGFYTSIFALVKSHNCKIFDKGTFRPLKTDKAEDKQEIGETTAVENGHEKPEPDQTLSKSAAQAELGTKADPNSSKKDSTAAVLPSAEAVQCFSVGSGSSTESKTVLKMTVLEEEEEGELFQNRAAQSQCQDSWSKSIKC; from the exons ATGAGAGGCGAACATACTCTTCAATGGGACTTTGGGAATGCCACTGATTGGGAGAGATGCATCGACATCACCTCCGTGGTGGCAAACGGATTGATTTTGTCGATAACTTCTGTTGTGGGAATTGCGgcaaatatttttgttattctGGCAGTCTGTCTCCAAAAATCGCTGCAAACTTCAATGAACGCCCTGGTGGTCAATCTGGCAGTTATAGACGCTCTGAGATGCTTAATCGACTGCCCCGTTCTGCTGTCCATCGTCGTGACTGTGTATCAAAGGGGACATGTGGACGAGCTGATCTGTGACTCACAAGTGGCCTCGTTCTCTTTCAGCTGCTGCATCCAGCTGTtgacgctgtcctgcatcaGCGCAGAGAGACACCAGGCAATTGCACGACCTTTCAAGACCACTCAGCGTCGACGAAGGATTATGGCAGTGATTACTCTCACGTGGATGCTTGCGTTTGTGGTAGCTGGATTTAGTCTGATATTTCTGAAGGACTCTCCcatt aatgtgaaatgtaaaGGATCGCAGAGAGAAACGTCGCTCTCCTACGACACTATTGGCATTCACGTACTGTTTCCACTTtgggttgtttgttttgttattgtCATTGGATTCTACACTAGCATATTTGCGCTTGTGAAGTCACACAATTGTAAAATTTTTGACAAAGGTACTTTTCGTCCTTTGAAAACCGACAAAGCAGAGGATAAGCAGGAGATTGGAGAAACCACAGCTGTGGAAAATGGACATGAAAAACCAGAGCCAGATCAGACCTTGAGCAAAAGTGCTGCTCAGGCGGAACTGGGGACAAAAGCAGATCCAAACTCATCCAAGAAAGATTCTACAGCTGCTGTGCTTCCCTCAGCAGAAGCTGTGCAATGTTTCTCTGTCGGTTCAGGGAGCAGCACAGAATCCAAAACGGTATTGAAGATGACCGttttggaagaagaagaagaaggagaactCTTTCAAAACAGAGCTGCCCAATCCCAGTGTCAGGACAGTTGGAGCAAATCCATCAAATGCTAA
- the LOC137916809 gene encoding A-type voltage-gated potassium channel KCND2-like yields MPHIWYGDMVPKTIVGKVFGSICSLSGVLVIALPVPVIVSNFSRIYHQSQRTEKRRAQRKTRLARIRAAKIRGTNAYMRYKQNGLLIDSLEEAAKEAGRALVGKAPNPPFESQHHHLLHCLEKTTNHEFVDEQTFQSNCMEISVMNKSGSRGSSLSSSPHGLSSCCSRRHRKKSSFSLPSTNNQELSTIQIRERPVVNSRSSLNAKLDETVPLKCDDPYITPSMVSLSAPVVTSSDGHGSTTTTYSQSNIVRVSAL; encoded by the exons atgCCGCACATTTG GTATGGAGATATGGTGCCAAAAACCATCGTGGGGAAGGTGTTCGGGTCCATATGCTCTCTGAGTGGGGTGCTGGTCATCGCCTTGCCCGTTCCTGTTATAGTGTCAAACTTCAGCCGCATCTACCACCAAAGCCAGCGGACGGAGAAACGAAGAGCCCAAAGG AAAACTCGGCTTGCTAGAATCCGTGCTGCGAAGATTCGAGGCACTAATGCCTATATGCGCTACAAACAAAATGGGCTCCTGATCGACTCGCTGGAGGAG gcTGCCAAGGAGGCAGGACGAGCCCTGGTAGGGAAGGCGCCCAACCCTCCCTTTGAAAGCCAACATCATCACCTGCTGCACTGCCTGGAGAAGACCACG AACCACGAGTTTGTTGATGAGCAGACGTTTCAGTCCAACTGCATGGAGATCTCTGTGATGAACAAATCGGGCTCCCGGGGGTCCTCGCTGTCCTCGTCCCCACACGGGCTCAGCTCGTGTTGCTCCCGGCGTCACAGGAAGAAGAGCAGCTTCAGCTTGCCCAGCACAAACAACCAGGAACTCAGCACCATACAGATACGGGAGAGGCCAGTGGTCAACAG cCGCTCCAGCCTGAACGCCAAACTCGATGAGACTGTGCCCTTGAAATGTGACGATCCTTACATCACCCCCTCCATGGTCAGCCTATCTGCCCCAGTGGTGACCTCATCAGACGGGCAcggctccaccaccaccacgtaCTCTCAAAGCAACATTGTCCGAGTATCTGCCTTGTAG